In Haloterrigena turkmenica DSM 5511, a single genomic region encodes these proteins:
- the cobS gene encoding adenosylcobinamide-GDP ribazoletransferase: protein MIGGGIAAVRGALGFLTRLPVGYRDGDWAAFRSSPATFPVVGYIAGALAAVPLLATETLPAPTIALGYLLAVYAVLGIHHLDGVADLGDALVVHGDRERRREVLKDTTTGVGALLAVALVVAALAMGGLALAGLSPRRAIGVAVAAEVGTKLGMAAMACFGTASDEGMGRQFTTASGPRSFVAPALIALPAAALTWPYPAAAVALGGALAGIGLPWYWATRHLGGINGDIFGAANEIGRVAGVHLGVIAWTLS, encoded by the coding sequence GTGATCGGGGGCGGAATCGCTGCCGTCCGCGGTGCGCTGGGGTTCCTGACGCGGCTGCCGGTCGGCTACCGCGACGGCGACTGGGCGGCGTTTCGCTCGAGTCCGGCGACGTTCCCGGTCGTCGGTTACATCGCGGGCGCGCTGGCCGCCGTTCCCCTGCTCGCGACCGAGACACTCCCGGCGCCGACCATCGCGCTGGGCTACCTGCTGGCCGTCTACGCCGTGCTCGGGATCCACCACCTCGACGGGGTCGCGGATCTGGGCGACGCGCTCGTTGTCCACGGCGACCGCGAGCGCCGCCGGGAGGTCCTGAAGGACACGACGACCGGCGTCGGCGCGCTGCTTGCGGTTGCCCTCGTCGTCGCCGCGCTGGCGATGGGAGGGCTTGCCCTCGCAGGACTCTCTCCCCGCCGCGCGATCGGCGTCGCGGTCGCCGCCGAAGTCGGGACGAAGCTGGGCATGGCCGCGATGGCCTGTTTCGGGACGGCGAGCGACGAGGGGATGGGACGACAGTTCACGACGGCGTCCGGTCCTCGCTCGTTCGTCGCACCCGCCCTGATCGCCCTGCCGGCCGCCGCGCTGACGTGGCCGTACCCGGCCGCGGCGGTCGCCCTCGGCGGCGCCCTCGCGGGGATCGGGCTCCCCTGGTACTGGGCGACGCGCCACCTCGGGGGCATCAACGGCGACATCTTCGGCGCGGCCAACGAGATCGGTCGCGTCGCCGGCGTCCATCTGGGGGTGATCGCGTGGACGCTGTCGTGA
- a CDS encoding adenosylcobinamide amidohydrolase, with protein sequence MTATDPAYEAVRRDGVLRVARPGTVWLSTGWNGGRRTADCAYNVSVPDGWERTDLAAYVDERLERAGFDADGPTLLTGVEQVDARGARWGSVTAYATAGVSNPAALPMDPESDSDSSTVEPDSTTGDGDTTPGRGTVNIVVGTTRALAPGALANLIAVAAEAKAATLLAETGVPGTTTDAVVVGHDPSGERAEFSGSGTDIGGATRACVREAVRASLRSHYADRDEDPPESVADATYGVSTDVRAEVVRPSLEDR encoded by the coding sequence ATGACCGCGACTGATCCCGCGTACGAGGCCGTGCGTCGAGACGGCGTCCTCCGGGTGGCTCGCCCGGGGACGGTGTGGCTCTCGACCGGATGGAACGGCGGCCGCCGAACCGCCGACTGCGCCTACAACGTCTCCGTCCCTGACGGCTGGGAACGGACTGATCTCGCAGCGTACGTCGACGAGCGCCTCGAGCGCGCGGGATTCGACGCCGACGGGCCGACCCTGCTGACCGGCGTCGAGCAGGTCGACGCTCGCGGCGCGCGATGGGGCTCCGTGACCGCCTACGCGACCGCCGGGGTCTCGAACCCGGCCGCGCTGCCGATGGATCCGGAGAGCGACTCGGACTCGAGTACCGTCGAGCCCGACTCGACGACCGGGGATGGCGACACGACACCGGGCCGGGGCACCGTCAATATCGTCGTCGGCACGACGCGGGCGCTCGCCCCCGGCGCGCTGGCGAACTTGATCGCCGTCGCCGCGGAGGCCAAAGCCGCGACGCTGCTCGCCGAGACCGGCGTTCCGGGCACCACGACGGACGCCGTCGTCGTCGGCCACGATCCGTCCGGCGAGCGGGCCGAATTCTCCGGCAGCGGCACCGACATCGGAGGGGCGACTCGAGCCTGCGTTCGCGAGGCCGTCCGTGCGTCGCTGCGGTCCCACTACGCGGACCGCGACGAGGACCCGCCCGAATCGGTCGCGGACGCAACCTACGGCGTCTCGACGGATGTCCGGGCCGAGGTGGTTCGGCCGTCGCTCGAGGACCGATAG
- a CDS encoding HAD family hydrolase, whose product MGVSFDLFGTLVTAERPSDPAAAVAEELADRDVAVPDDWSEAYAEAHVDAPEGAEVPLPAHVSRALASRDVSYERNAARRAVVAAFDPTVETRPGAVEAVAAARERGPVAICSNCSVPELVGRTLVRSAFERDDFDAIVTSVGCGWRKPAPQIFELTADRLGVDPVDLVHVGDDSRADGGVEAVGGTALLLEDCPLESIPDRLSTLEESRESRGESRES is encoded by the coding sequence GTGGGAGTATCGTTCGACCTCTTCGGAACGCTCGTGACCGCCGAGAGACCGTCCGACCCGGCCGCAGCCGTGGCCGAGGAACTCGCGGACCGCGACGTCGCGGTCCCCGACGACTGGAGCGAGGCCTACGCCGAGGCCCACGTCGACGCCCCCGAGGGCGCCGAGGTACCGCTGCCGGCTCACGTCTCGCGCGCGCTCGCGAGCCGCGACGTCAGCTACGAGCGCAACGCGGCCCGGCGAGCGGTCGTCGCGGCGTTCGACCCGACGGTCGAGACCAGACCGGGCGCCGTCGAAGCCGTCGCGGCCGCCCGAGAACGGGGACCCGTCGCGATCTGTTCGAACTGCAGCGTCCCCGAACTGGTCGGTCGCACCCTCGTCCGCTCGGCCTTCGAGCGCGACGACTTCGACGCGATCGTGACCAGCGTCGGCTGTGGCTGGCGCAAGCCCGCGCCCCAGATCTTCGAACTGACCGCCGATCGGCTCGGCGTCGATCCCGTCGACCTCGTCCACGTCGGCGACGATTCCCGGGCCGACGGCGGCGTCGAGGCCGTCGGCGGAACGGCGCTGTTACTCGAGGACTGTCCGCTCGAGTCGATCCCGGATCGTCTGTCGACCCTCGAGGAGTCGCGGGAATCCCGCGGAGAGTCACGGGAATCATGA
- a CDS encoding GTP--adenosylcobinamide-phosphate guanylyl transferase, with the protein MCGGKGTRLESPREKPLHPIDGVAMVDRVLDGLEESRVDAVYAAVSPNAPETRTHLEAIDGVTTIETAGDGYVADLMALLERSDIEPPILTVAADVPLLAGAAVDRVLAAHGDATDGDGSAAPSLTVAVPVALKRRLGVSVDATLESDDHLAPTGVNVVGDSDESMSMTHVSYDPRLAINVNRREDARIAAARLSAASTEDR; encoded by the coding sequence ATGTGTGGCGGGAAGGGGACTCGGCTCGAGAGCCCCCGCGAGAAACCGCTGCACCCGATTGACGGGGTCGCGATGGTCGACCGCGTGCTCGACGGGCTCGAGGAGAGTCGCGTCGACGCCGTGTACGCCGCCGTCTCGCCGAACGCTCCCGAGACGCGAACCCACCTCGAGGCGATCGACGGCGTCACGACGATCGAGACGGCCGGCGACGGCTACGTGGCCGACCTGATGGCTCTACTCGAGCGATCCGATATCGAGCCGCCGATCCTCACCGTCGCGGCCGACGTTCCGCTGCTTGCGGGCGCTGCGGTCGATCGGGTACTCGCGGCCCACGGCGACGCCACCGACGGCGACGGAAGCGCCGCTCCGTCGCTTACCGTCGCCGTCCCCGTCGCGCTCAAGCGCCGGCTCGGCGTCAGCGTCGACGCGACGCTCGAGTCGGACGACCACCTCGCGCCGACCGGGGTCAACGTAGTCGGCGATTCCGACGAATCCATGTCCATGACCCACGTGAGCTACGATCCACGACTCGCGATCAACGTGAACCGACGCGAAGACGCCCGTATCGCTGCCGCACGACTGTCCGCGGCGTCCACGGAGGACCGCTGA
- a CDS encoding CobD/CbiB family cobalamin biosynthesis protein has product MLLTTIALFGLAFSLDLLVGEPPNALHPVAWFGRLVGALDREWAATERGQRLAGVGIAVLAPLCPTVAAGGAVALAGALSPLAGAVVAGVVLFLTTSLRSLLELTRAVVDATAAAATATATAGTDGTDARAEAGADDGLEAARERVRGLVGRDTSTLSAAEIRSAAVESVGENLADGLVATLLPFALLAPLSLPAAAAAAAWVKGVNTLDSMLGYPAKPHGTASARLDDLVMWLPARLAAVTIAVAGADPLALGRARKWARDPPSPNSGWPMATLACVLSVRLRKMGVYDLNPGADLPTVADGERAVTVVGRAAVVALVVAVLLAAGVTAVAPSGGGQPVPTDPTVGVGVALGAEAGALTNALAASMATLPGLEVIPT; this is encoded by the coding sequence GTGCTACTGACGACGATCGCGCTGTTCGGGCTGGCCTTCAGCCTCGACCTGCTGGTCGGCGAGCCGCCGAACGCGCTCCACCCGGTGGCGTGGTTCGGCCGACTGGTCGGCGCGCTCGACCGAGAGTGGGCCGCCACCGAGCGCGGCCAGCGACTGGCCGGCGTCGGGATCGCGGTGCTCGCGCCGCTGTGTCCCACGGTCGCCGCGGGCGGCGCCGTTGCGCTGGCCGGCGCCCTGTCACCGCTCGCCGGGGCCGTCGTCGCCGGCGTCGTCCTCTTTCTGACGACCAGCCTGCGCTCGCTGCTCGAGTTGACCCGGGCGGTCGTCGACGCCACTGCGGCCGCTGCAACTGCGACGGCGACCGCCGGAACGGACGGTACAGATGCCCGTGCCGAGGCCGGAGCCGACGACGGCCTCGAGGCGGCCCGCGAGCGGGTTCGGGGGCTCGTCGGTCGCGACACGTCGACGCTCTCGGCGGCCGAGATCCGCAGCGCGGCGGTCGAGAGCGTCGGCGAGAATCTCGCGGACGGACTGGTCGCGACGCTCCTCCCCTTCGCCCTCCTCGCGCCGCTGTCGCTGCCGGCCGCCGCGGCCGCCGCGGCGTGGGTCAAGGGTGTCAACACGCTCGACTCGATGCTCGGCTACCCCGCGAAGCCACACGGCACCGCGAGCGCGCGACTCGACGACCTCGTGATGTGGCTCCCCGCGCGGCTGGCCGCGGTCACCATCGCCGTCGCCGGGGCCGATCCGCTCGCGCTCGGGCGTGCGAGGAAGTGGGCTCGAGACCCGCCGTCGCCAAACTCCGGGTGGCCGATGGCTACCCTCGCCTGCGTCCTCTCGGTCCGACTCCGGAAGATGGGCGTCTACGACCTGAATCCCGGGGCCGACCTGCCGACGGTCGCGGACGGCGAGCGAGCCGTCACCGTCGTCGGCCGGGCGGCCGTCGTCGCCCTCGTCGTCGCCGTGCTGCTCGCGGCGGGCGTGACGGCGGTCGCGCCGTCCGGAGGCGGACAACCGGTCCCGACGGATCCGACGGTCGGCGTCGGCGTCGCGCTCGGCGCGGAAGCAGGGGCCCTAACCAACGCGCTCGCCGCGTCGATGGCGACGCTGCCGGGACTCGAGGTGATACCCACGTGA
- the cobT gene encoding nicotinate mononucleotide-dependent phosphoribosyltransferase CobT, giving the protein MRVILPAGTTETALIDGISAAGAAPELMEHTPSADVEILEYGRPTTTPVTPVSPNGCPTPAAVTRAVREVVGFDTTVVDAGLAQPTGAPTVDLGIEPGADVRAAEAVPGADAIFDRARSFGSSLPDDLLIGETVPGGTTTALGVLTALGEPTGVSSSLPQNPIERKRRVVDEALAASDLVAGDCEDDPLAAIRAVGDPVQATVAGIAAGALESGTDVTLAGGTQMVAVATALRHADVDEPLSIATTSFVEDEQGDRLGEACYRLNCELTVTDPGFDARDHVAMDRYCAGEAKEGVAMGGALSLVPDGRMDDVLDRLEAICDRLGIDADGGPGSDPEAETNPETEGDSGP; this is encoded by the coding sequence ATGCGCGTGATCCTCCCCGCCGGGACGACCGAGACGGCACTGATCGACGGCATCAGCGCCGCCGGGGCCGCCCCGGAGCTGATGGAACACACCCCATCCGCGGACGTCGAAATCCTCGAGTACGGGAGGCCGACGACGACCCCCGTCACGCCGGTGAGCCCGAACGGCTGTCCGACGCCGGCCGCGGTGACCCGGGCCGTCCGAGAGGTCGTCGGCTTCGATACGACCGTGGTCGACGCCGGCCTCGCCCAGCCGACGGGCGCGCCGACGGTCGACCTCGGGATCGAACCCGGCGCCGACGTCCGCGCAGCCGAGGCCGTTCCCGGCGCGGACGCGATCTTCGACCGCGCCCGCTCGTTCGGTTCGAGCCTCCCCGACGACCTCCTGATCGGCGAGACCGTGCCGGGCGGCACGACGACCGCGCTGGGCGTGCTCACCGCGCTGGGCGAACCGACCGGCGTCTCGTCCTCGCTCCCGCAGAACCCGATCGAGCGCAAACGGCGGGTCGTCGACGAGGCCCTCGCTGCGAGCGACCTCGTGGCCGGCGACTGCGAGGACGATCCGCTCGCGGCCATCCGCGCCGTCGGCGACCCGGTTCAGGCGACGGTGGCCGGTATCGCGGCCGGCGCGCTCGAGTCGGGCACCGACGTGACGCTGGCCGGCGGCACCCAGATGGTGGCCGTCGCGACGGCCCTGCGCCACGCCGACGTCGACGAGCCGCTGTCGATCGCGACGACCTCGTTCGTCGAAGACGAGCAGGGCGACCGGCTCGGCGAGGCCTGCTACCGGCTGAACTGCGAACTGACCGTCACGGATCCCGGCTTCGACGCGCGCGATCACGTCGCTATGGACCGCTACTGCGCCGGCGAGGCCAAGGAGGGCGTCGCGATGGGCGGTGCGCTCTCGCTGGTCCCCGACGGCCGGATGGACGACGTGCTCGATCGACTCGAGGCGATCTGCGACCGGCTCGGTATCGACGCCGACGGGGGACCGGGCTCGGATCCGGAGGCGGAGACGAACCCGGAGACGGAGGGTGACAGTGGACCCTGA
- a CDS encoding ZIP family metal transporter — MAGTLVQALSYTMLAVVAALVGGLAAVYRTPGPQMESNVQHFAAGVVFAAVAAELLPDVHTRAPTVVVVGFAIGVATMLGIHRLSKYVEKRGIGGKMAGAAGLLITVSIDMLIDGVLIGVAFLAEAATGVLIAVALAIEVLFLGVTGVIALPEETSTPKKLAVPAGFGILLLSGVTAGVLLFDGVTGAPIALVLAFGSAALLYLVTEELLVKAQKVPETPTSTTLFFVGFLLIFLLDMLH; from the coding sequence ATGGCTGGTACCCTGGTTCAGGCGCTTTCGTACACGATGTTGGCGGTCGTCGCCGCGCTCGTCGGAGGACTCGCGGCTGTCTACCGTACGCCGGGACCGCAAATGGAGAGTAACGTCCAGCACTTCGCGGCCGGCGTCGTGTTCGCCGCTGTCGCCGCCGAACTCCTCCCGGACGTCCATACGCGGGCTCCGACCGTGGTCGTCGTTGGATTCGCGATCGGTGTCGCCACCATGCTCGGCATCCATCGACTCAGCAAGTACGTCGAAAAGCGGGGCATCGGCGGAAAGATGGCGGGTGCCGCTGGTCTGCTGATCACCGTGAGTATCGACATGCTGATCGACGGCGTTCTGATCGGCGTGGCGTTCTTGGCGGAGGCGGCCACGGGAGTTCTCATCGCAGTGGCGCTCGCGATCGAGGTCCTCTTTCTCGGCGTGACCGGCGTCATCGCGCTCCCGGAGGAGACGAGCACGCCGAAGAAACTGGCCGTCCCCGCTGGGTTCGGGATTCTACTGTTGAGCGGAGTGACCGCTGGCGTCCTCCTGTTCGACGGCGTTACGGGCGCTCCGATCGCGCTCGTGCTCGCGTTCGGGTCTGCCGCCCTCCTCTATCTGGTGACCGAGGAACTCCTCGTCAAAGCTCAGAAGGTACCGGAAACGCCGACGTCGACGACGTTGTTCTTCGTCGGATTTCTCCTCATCTTCCTCCTCGACATGCTACACTGA
- a CDS encoding pyridoxal phosphate-dependent aminotransferase, producing MDPDAVRTGARVPHGGETDRNVLDFSANTNPYAPDGVGEVYADALEDSRRYPDDEYPEFRAAAGEFVDCAPDRVIPTPGGLAAIRLALEITLEPGDEALVPFPSFGEYAREVRLQGASPRFVPHDEILAADDDALEDCALAIVCTPNNPTGDAADPDALADFAARCEAAGTTLLVDEAFLGFTDLPSAARLESADVIVARSLTKLFGLPGLRAGFAVATGERREALETARRAWSLGTPAARVGAYCLRQDAFVRETRERVASERERMREALASRFNVRSSDAPYLLCDVGERDVDSVIAAARADGVAIRDARTFRDLDSHVRVAVKDREANDRLLAALGVADGPGSDNSSGERETTDAEDDRRRR from the coding sequence GTGGACCCTGACGCGGTACGCACCGGAGCGCGCGTGCCCCACGGCGGTGAGACCGACCGGAACGTCCTCGATTTCTCGGCGAATACCAACCCGTACGCGCCTGACGGCGTCGGGGAGGTCTACGCGGACGCCCTCGAGGACTCCCGTCGCTATCCGGACGATGAGTATCCCGAGTTCCGGGCCGCCGCGGGAGAGTTCGTCGACTGTGCTCCCGATCGGGTGATTCCGACGCCCGGCGGACTGGCCGCGATTCGGCTGGCGCTGGAGATAACCCTCGAGCCCGGCGACGAGGCGCTGGTCCCGTTCCCGAGTTTCGGCGAGTACGCGCGCGAAGTCCGCCTGCAGGGGGCCTCGCCGCGGTTCGTTCCGCACGACGAGATCCTGGCGGCAGACGATGACGCGCTCGAGGACTGCGCGCTGGCGATCGTCTGCACCCCGAACAATCCGACGGGCGACGCGGCCGATCCCGACGCGCTGGCCGACTTCGCGGCTCGCTGCGAGGCCGCCGGAACGACGCTGCTAGTCGACGAGGCCTTTCTGGGGTTTACCGACCTGCCGTCGGCCGCCCGCCTCGAGTCCGCGGACGTGATCGTCGCCCGCTCGCTGACCAAACTGTTCGGTTTGCCGGGGCTGCGGGCCGGGTTCGCGGTCGCGACGGGCGAACGGCGCGAGGCCCTCGAGACGGCCCGGCGCGCCTGGTCGCTGGGCACGCCGGCGGCTCGAGTGGGCGCGTACTGCCTTCGACAGGACGCGTTCGTGCGTGAGACGCGAGAGCGGGTCGCCAGCGAGCGCGAGCGAATGCGCGAGGCGCTCGCCTCGCGGTTCAACGTCCGGTCGTCGGACGCGCCCTACCTGCTGTGTGACGTCGGCGAGCGAGACGTCGACAGCGTGATCGCCGCGGCCCGCGCGGACGGCGTCGCGATCCGCGACGCGCGGACCTTCCGCGACCTCGACTCGCACGTCCGCGTCGCCGTCAAGGACCGCGAGGCGAACGATCGGCTGCTCGCGGCCCTCGGCGTCGCCGACGGACCGGGATCCGACAACTCGAGTGGCGAGCGCGAGACCACCGACGCCGAGGATGACCGCCGCCGGAGATGA